TATGTCCATTCTGCTACTGATCATATTCCACAACAATTACATGAATCATACtcaacatgatatatatatatatatatatatatatatatatatatatatatatatatatatatatatacacacacatcaaGACTGGGAGAATTTCCCAAGAAAGAACAGCCTTTTCTCTCTTAAGAACCATTTCTGCTGTGATCATAATTTGTTCTCTAAATTCTTGTTGATGATCTTTTTTAAGGTATATGATATGTTTGATAGACTTATATCCTCTTAGAGATGAACCTTTAATATCTTGATCTTTAATATCTTCAATCAAGAAGATTATGATCtccaatttattatttttatttttatgtatttattttttttggggATAGATATTGTCTTATAATATATACAAAATGTTtctaaattaatcaaatttatttgataaaaaaataaaataaattggaTATGCATCATATACAATAATCATCATTCTGGCCTCTATCAAATGAAGAAAATAAACCTCCGTTGAACTAAGCAATGTTGTAATGGAAACCGAAGGAATCAAGCCATTCCCTTGGCCGCTACAGCACCACCTTCCATCACCTCCTGCGCCACCATACTTCTGCTCCTGTTGATGGTGATCAGGCACAAGTAGACATGCTCCTCCAGCTCTTCCAGCTGCTCTTCCACCCGCGCCGCCCCGCCCTCCACCTCCCTGGCCACCTCCCTCGCGAGCTGCAGCTCCCTGCCCCTTAACGCCATCCTCGCCATCTCCCGCTCGTGCTCCACCTCGTCGTGCGCCCGCCGCACCGTTCGGCTTATCGTGTCGAAGTCCCTCCCCACGATGTACGCCCCCTTGGCGGCGGCGCCCACCTGCGCGCCCAGCCGCTCCAGGTGCCTCGCTCTCGCCGCCCTCCCCCGCCTCATGGCCGCCCGCGGCCGCGTCGTCATCACCATCGGAGCTGCCGCCGCCACGACCCCGATCCCGATCACCGTGTGCGCCGCGATCGCCAGTGCGGCCGCCACGGCGATGCTGCATGCGCTGACGACTACGATTCTGGCGGCCTTCTTGGTTAGCCTGATGAGTCGCACCATTCTGAGGGTTCTCCGGTGGGCTTTCGTCAGCTGCTGCATCAGAATTCTATACTGGGATTGCACAGAGTAAAACCGGGCAAGGTTTGCCGAGCAGAGTGGGTTCTCCAGCCGAAGGAGAGA
The window above is part of the Musa acuminata AAA Group cultivar baxijiao chromosome BXJ1-1, Cavendish_Baxijiao_AAA, whole genome shotgun sequence genome. Proteins encoded here:
- the LOC103980788 gene encoding putative UPF0496 protein 2, which gives rise to MTDREDMTMWWKLMPSSSSKSCNSLATGEELFVASNADGSSIPLNVNEEYEKTLRTKSFLDMWSRVHRVQPQRTVSSIASSSEDGDDGDEDRAEASHLDTSPCTDSSHVSYANLLEPSQESLVAAMATVHGRSAHLRAHSLLLEYFDVTFQACDACAKLLASLSRAREHHRSIRHLLAKVSSACFDDNDCCADVDHLASLLRLENPLCSANLARFYSVQSQYRILMQQLTKAHRRTLRMVRLIRLTKKAARIVVVSACSIAVAAALAIAAHTVIGIGVVAAAAPMVMTTRPRAAMRRGRAARARHLERLGAQVGAAAKGAYIVGRDFDTISRTVRRAHDEVEHEREMARMALRGRELQLAREVAREVEGGAARVEEQLEELEEHVYLCLITINRSRSMVAQEVMEGGAVAAKGMA